CGCCGGGAATGCACTGGCCGTGGAGCGGGACGAGTTCAGTGCGCGGGTGACGGCGGCGGTCCGTGAGCATCCGCTGATCGAGGTCGTGGAGGGCGAGGTGGAGGCCGTGCCGGACGGGATCGTGGTGATCGCGTCGGGGCCGCTGACGTCGGACGCGCTGGCGGCGGACGTGGCACGCCTGACCGGCAGTGAGCGCCTGAGCTTCTACGACGCGGCCGCGCCGGTGATCGCGTTCGACAGCATCGACATGGACGTGGCGTGGCGCGCGGGGCGGTACGAGCAGAGCGCGGATTACATCAACTGCCCGTTCACGAAGGACGAGTACCTGGCGTTCTTCGAGGCGCTGGAGCAGGCGCGCAGTCACACGCCGCACGACTGGGAGAAACTGGAGTTCTTCGAGGGTTGCATGCCGATCGAGGAGATCGCCCGCCGCGGGATCGACACGCCCCGCTTCGGGCCGATGTCCCCCAAGGGCCTGGACGATCCGAAGACGGGGCGCTGGCCGTACGCGGTCGCGCAGCTGCGCCAGGAGGATCGCGAGGGCCGCATGTGGTCCCTGGTGGGCTTCCAGACGGGTCTGAAGTGGGGGGATCAGAAGGCGGTCGTGAACCTGATTCCGGGCCTGGAGGGCGCGGAGATCGTCCGGTACGGCGTGATGCACCGCAACACGTACCTGAACGCCCCGCTGGTGCTGGAGTCCACGCTGCAACTGAAGGCCGACCCGACGAAGCTGGTCGCGGGTGTCCTGGCGGGCACCGAGGGGTACCTGGAGTCCGCCGCGACCGGCTGGCTGGCGGGGACGAACGCGGCGCGCCTCGCGCTGGGCCTCCCGCCCCTGACGCCACCTGCGGAAAGCATGCTGGGCGGCCTGACCCGTTATCTGGCCAGTGCGAACCCGAAGGGCTTCCAGCCGATGAACGTGAACTGGGCGCTCGTGCCGGAACTGCCCGCCGAGATCAACGAGAAGACCGGCAAGCCCCGCAAGCTCG
The Deinococcus sedimenti DNA segment above includes these coding regions:
- the trmFO gene encoding methylenetetrahydrofolate--tRNA-(uracil(54)-C(5))-methyltransferase (FADH(2)-oxidizing) TrmFO, whose protein sequence is MSERVTVIGGGLAGSEAALAAARLGVRVRLHEMRPVKMTPAHRSGNFAELVCSNSLGGEGELQSKGLLQAELRSVGGAIVGAADASKLPAGNALAVERDEFSARVTAAVREHPLIEVVEGEVEAVPDGIVVIASGPLTSDALAADVARLTGSERLSFYDAAAPVIAFDSIDMDVAWRAGRYEQSADYINCPFTKDEYLAFFEALEQARSHTPHDWEKLEFFEGCMPIEEIARRGIDTPRFGPMSPKGLDDPKTGRWPYAVAQLRQEDREGRMWSLVGFQTGLKWGDQKAVVNLIPGLEGAEIVRYGVMHRNTYLNAPLVLESTLQLKADPTKLVAGVLAGTEGYLESAATGWLAGTNAARLALGLPPLTPPAESMLGGLTRYLASANPKGFQPMNVNWALVPELPAEINEKTGKPRKLGKREKRPVMFRRGLNAFMAWAQAEAGLTVTPPPVRGPETVGS